From Pararhodobacter zhoushanensis, the proteins below share one genomic window:
- a CDS encoding GspE/PulE family protein, with product MIRLVNQMLRQAVRGSASDLHLEPHEDGLRARMRIDGTMQSVFDRRDVPAKRVVSRLKVMAGLDIAETRLPQDGRIALRLGGRAIDVRLSTLPGHHGERVVMRLLDRSGGLMALDRLGLSAVNAERLNRLAALPNGIILATGPTGSGKTTTLYSLLRLADRRERTILTVEDPVEYDLPGISQTPVNPEIGLTFARGLRSILRQDPDVILVGEIRDTETAQTASEAALTGHLVFSSLHANTALAAVVRLRELGVEGYLIAATLRGVVAQRLVRRLCPDCARKAGPTAQEAAQFAAHGVPLPEMIGHAAGCEKCDDTGFTGRVGIFDILEIDETLRAAIDSDASEVTLREAAGPRPTLMASALMLVAEGATSLAEVRRVLGESP from the coding sequence GTGATCCGGCTGGTCAACCAGATGCTGCGGCAGGCGGTGCGCGGCTCGGCGTCCGACCTGCATCTGGAACCGCATGAGGACGGGTTGCGCGCCCGCATGCGCATCGACGGCACCATGCAATCGGTCTTTGACCGCCGCGACGTGCCCGCCAAGCGCGTGGTTTCGCGGCTCAAGGTCATGGCCGGGCTGGATATCGCCGAGACGCGCCTGCCGCAGGACGGGCGCATCGCGCTGCGGCTGGGCGGGCGGGCCATCGACGTGCGTCTGTCCACCCTGCCCGGCCATCACGGCGAGCGGGTGGTGATGCGCCTTCTGGACCGCTCGGGCGGGCTGATGGCGCTGGACCGGCTGGGCCTGTCAGCGGTGAATGCCGAGCGGCTGAACCGGTTGGCCGCGCTGCCCAACGGCATCATTCTGGCCACCGGGCCGACCGGCTCGGGCAAGACGACCACGCTCTATTCCCTGCTGCGACTGGCCGACCGGCGCGAACGCACGATCCTGACCGTGGAAGATCCGGTTGAATACGATCTGCCCGGCATCAGCCAGACCCCGGTGAACCCCGAAATCGGGCTGACCTTCGCGCGCGGCCTGCGCTCGATCCTGCGGCAAGACCCCGATGTGATCCTGGTGGGCGAAATCCGCGATACCGAAACCGCGCAGACCGCCAGCGAGGCGGCGCTGACCGGGCATCTGGTGTTCTCGTCCCTGCACGCCAACACCGCACTGGCCGCCGTGGTGCGCCTGCGCGAGCTGGGGGTCGAGGGGTATCTGATCGCCGCCACCCTGCGCGGCGTTGTCGCGCAACGGCTGGTGCGGCGGCTGTGCCCGGACTGTGCGCGCAAGGCCGGGCCCACGGCGCAAGAGGCAGCGCAGTTCGCCGCGCATGGCGTGCCGCTGCCTGAGATGATCGGCCACGCAGCGGGCTGCGAGAAATGCGATGACACTGGCTTCACCGGGCGGGTCGGTATTTTCGATATCCTCGAAATAGACGAAACCCTGCGCGCCGCGATTGACAGCGACGCCTCGGAAGTCACCCTGCGCGAGGCCGCCGGGCCACGCCCCACACTGATGGCCTCGGCGCTGATGCTGGTGGCCGAGGGCGCGACCTCGCTGGCCGAGGTCCGGCGCGTGCTGGGTGAATCGCCGTGA
- a CDS encoding secretin N-terminal domain-containing protein, whose product MTRFAAFLLLGLLLAFGALRPASAQIRLDLRDVDLRSYIQLVSEQTGRNFLVDPEVQGTVSVYAPVPVTPASMYEIFLNVLEINGVTILEGEGIDRIVPMHLASGLAAARAQRGGGYETRVIPVRGGDIVEMYDVLEPLVAPDAILTPIPSAGLFVLSDRTENITRIEALIERLNTASSRSVETIRLNHGRASEMITVLQAALPPTAATGTIAADPGANAIVVSGPSEFRDRVRSVVMQLDTPQMRPTSRVVRLNFAQATELADVIRQSMGAGGEGDAAITIVAEPQSNAIIITAPQDRVEAITRAIQSLDTRPSQVLIEAVIFEVSAENFSDLSVQFGGLLNDAIGGGTSFALDGRTSLITLISAAMAGNNVNPGNGGVLGASDGNFAALLTAIARERSTRLLSTPAVLTLNNQEAEIIVAQNVPFVTGQYSTVGDSAVPDQPFQTIERQDVGLTLTVRPQITDDGTVRMAIAQEVSNLTGTTSAAGGEVTARRRLSTNALVGDGEVIILGGLIEDNSTAQNQRVPGLSNLPVLGALFRGRSLQEGQRVLLIMLRPRVVRDDHQATALSRQIARETERLGRLVSPRNTDSLYPQVRRTGFPFDGVDLNQPFDDPYVDQAVRDRLFPPLPPRLQVDQGQ is encoded by the coding sequence ATGACCCGCTTCGCCGCCTTCCTGCTGCTCGGACTCTTGCTTGCCTTTGGCGCCCTGCGCCCGGCCTCGGCGCAAATCCGGCTGGATCTGCGCGACGTCGATCTGCGCAGCTATATCCAGCTGGTGTCGGAACAGACCGGGCGCAACTTTCTGGTCGATCCCGAGGTGCAGGGCACGGTCTCGGTCTATGCGCCCGTTCCGGTCACCCCGGCGTCGATGTACGAGATTTTCCTGAACGTGCTGGAAATCAACGGCGTGACGATCCTTGAGGGCGAAGGCATCGACCGGATCGTGCCGATGCATCTGGCCTCGGGTCTGGCGGCGGCACGCGCGCAGCGCGGCGGCGGGTATGAGACGCGCGTGATCCCGGTGCGCGGCGGCGATATCGTCGAGATGTACGATGTGCTCGAACCGCTGGTCGCGCCCGATGCGATCCTGACGCCGATCCCCTCGGCCGGGCTGTTCGTGCTGTCGGACCGCACCGAAAACATCACCCGGATCGAGGCGCTGATCGAGCGTCTGAACACCGCCAGCAGCCGCTCGGTGGAAACCATCCGCCTGAACCACGGCCGCGCATCCGAGATGATCACCGTGTTGCAGGCCGCGCTGCCACCGACCGCCGCGACCGGCACCATCGCCGCCGACCCCGGCGCGAATGCCATCGTCGTGTCCGGCCCGTCCGAATTCCGCGACCGTGTGCGCTCGGTCGTGATGCAGCTCGATACGCCGCAGATGCGCCCGACCTCGCGCGTCGTGCGGCTGAATTTCGCGCAGGCGACCGAACTGGCCGATGTCATCCGCCAGTCGATGGGCGCGGGCGGCGAAGGCGACGCGGCGATCACCATCGTCGCCGAACCGCAGTCCAACGCGATCATCATCACCGCCCCGCAGGACCGGGTCGAGGCGATCACCCGCGCGATCCAGTCGCTCGATACCCGCCCGTCGCAGGTTCTGATCGAAGCGGTGATCTTTGAAGTCAGCGCCGAGAATTTTTCTGACCTGTCGGTGCAGTTCGGCGGGTTGCTCAATGACGCCATCGGCGGCGGCACCTCGTTCGCGCTGGATGGCCGCACCTCGCTGATCACGCTGATTTCGGCGGCCATGGCGGGCAACAACGTCAATCCCGGCAATGGCGGCGTTCTGGGTGCCTCGGACGGCAACTTCGCCGCGCTGCTCACTGCGATTGCCCGTGAACGCTCGACCCGGCTGCTCAGCACCCCCGCCGTACTGACCCTGAACAATCAGGAAGCCGAGATCATCGTCGCACAGAACGTGCCCTTCGTGACCGGCCAGTATTCCACCGTCGGCGACAGTGCCGTGCCCGATCAGCCGTTCCAGACCATCGAGCGACAGGACGTCGGCCTGACCCTGACCGTGCGCCCGCAGATCACCGATGACGGCACCGTGCGCATGGCCATCGCGCAGGAGGTGTCCAACCTGACCGGCACGACATCCGCCGCCGGGGGCGAAGTCACCGCCCGGCGTCGGCTGAGCACCAACGCACTGGTCGGGGACGGCGAGGTAATCATTCTGGGTGGGCTGATCGAGGACAACTCGACCGCGCAGAACCAGCGCGTCCCCGGCCTGAGCAACCTGCCTGTGCTGGGCGCGCTGTTCCGGGGTCGCTCGCTGCAAGAGGGCCAGCGCGTGCTGCTGATCATGCTGCGCCCGCGCGTCGTGCGCGATGACCATCAGGCCACCGCGCTCAGCCGTCAGATCGCGCGCGAGACCGAGCGTCTGGGCCGTCTCGTCTCGCCGCGCAACACCGACAGCCTGTACCCGCAGGTGCGCCGCACCGGGTTTCCTTTCGACGGCGTGGATCTGAACCAGCCGTTCGATGATCCCTATGTCGATCAGGCGGTGCGTGACCGTCTGTTCCCGCCGCTGCCGCCCCGCCTGCAAGTGGATCAGGGCCAGTAA
- a CDS encoding type II secretion system F family protein, whose amino-acid sequence MKTFAYTAYTPDGKRKRGVVVAEDESDASLRVVELGLMPATLDAQAGTPTKARKRERRIDRDLLSVFTRQMAVLLGAGLSADAALEAVQGAAGAARIERLAAEARAGLLQGDSMADALTRAGGALPAWYAAAVRAGEQSGDLAVVFNTLAEHLETSAGDRAAITSALVYPAFVTVVAIVVCAILMTTVAPEIIAMFEESGRPLPPLTVTVMGIVDAIRDHWLALLALLGLVIAAIIAVNRTPSLRDRRDTLLLRLPLIGRFLRMAAAAQYLRTLAVVINSRLPLTEALRFSAGVLDITRYRAVAEEAGEALKRGESLSQALARLPFLNPVARQLVQAGEASARLGPMTERAAVLAESWLRTERKRVSVIIEPASMVIVGGMVLTIVLAILLPIFDMQALVTG is encoded by the coding sequence GTGAAAACCTTCGCCTATACCGCCTATACGCCGGACGGCAAACGCAAGCGCGGCGTGGTGGTGGCCGAGGATGAAAGCGACGCCTCGCTGCGGGTGGTCGAGCTGGGCCTGATGCCCGCGACGCTGGACGCGCAGGCGGGCACCCCCACCAAAGCGCGCAAACGCGAGCGGCGCATCGACCGCGATCTGCTCAGCGTCTTCACCCGGCAGATGGCAGTCCTGCTGGGCGCTGGCCTGTCGGCTGACGCCGCGCTTGAGGCCGTGCAGGGGGCCGCCGGGGCGGCACGGATCGAACGGCTGGCCGCCGAAGCCCGCGCCGGGTTGCTGCAGGGCGATTCGATGGCCGACGCGCTGACCCGTGCGGGTGGGGCGCTGCCCGCGTGGTACGCGGCGGCGGTGCGGGCGGGCGAGCAATCGGGCGATCTGGCGGTGGTGTTCAACACGCTGGCCGAGCATCTGGAAACCAGCGCCGGCGACCGCGCGGCGATCACCTCGGCCCTGGTTTACCCCGCCTTTGTCACCGTCGTCGCCATCGTCGTCTGCGCGATCCTGATGACCACCGTCGCGCCCGAGATCATCGCCATGTTCGAGGAATCAGGCCGCCCCCTGCCGCCCTTGACCGTCACCGTGATGGGCATCGTCGATGCCATCCGCGATCACTGGCTGGCGCTTCTGGCGCTGTTGGGGCTGGTGATTGCGGCGATCATCGCTGTCAACCGCACCCCCAGCCTGCGCGATCGCCGCGACACCCTGTTGCTGCGCCTGCCGCTGATCGGTCGCTTCCTGCGCATGGCGGCGGCGGCGCAGTATCTGCGCACGCTGGCCGTGGTGATCAACTCGCGCCTGCCGCTGACCGAGGCGCTGCGCTTTTCCGCCGGCGTGCTGGACATCACCCGCTACCGCGCCGTGGCCGAGGAAGCGGGCGAAGCGCTCAAGCGCGGCGAAAGCCTTTCACAGGCGCTGGCCCGCCTGCCCTTCCTCAACCCTGTCGCGCGGCAACTGGTGCAGGCGGGCGAGGCCTCGGCCCGGCTGGGCCCGATGACCGAACGCGCGGCGGTGCTGGCGGAAAGCTGGCTCAGGACCGAACGCAAGCGCGTCTCGGTGATCATCGAGCCTGCATCGATGGTGATCGTCGGCGGCATGGTGCTGACCATCGTGCTGGCCATCCTGCTGCCGATCTTTGACATGCAGGCGCTGGTCACCGGCTGA
- a CDS encoding tetratricopeptide repeat protein encodes MIQFLRFRGRIPALCAVLLLASCEAAGTLAGGGAQSDYLVARQALETGNYDLAIRRYGALMEQVDAASASRLQLEYAHALLRGNRYDEAIAICDTLVARQTGSIHASALSVRGTARHEAARRLLDAGRDPSTARALLVAAGSDIDAFLAAPGALDAAGSMRARSQLITADLGRLS; translated from the coding sequence GTGATCCAATTCCTTCGGTTCAGGGGCCGGATACCGGCGCTGTGCGCAGTGCTGCTGCTCGCGTCATGCGAAGCGGCGGGAACGCTGGCAGGCGGCGGTGCGCAATCGGACTATCTGGTTGCCCGTCAGGCGCTGGAGACCGGCAATTACGATCTGGCCATCCGCCGTTATGGCGCGCTGATGGAACAGGTTGATGCCGCCTCGGCCTCGCGGTTGCAGCTTGAATATGCCCACGCCCTGTTGCGCGGTAACCGCTATGACGAGGCGATCGCGATCTGCGACACGCTGGTCGCGCGGCAAACCGGCTCGATCCATGCCTCGGCCCTGTCGGTGCGCGGCACGGCCCGCCACGAAGCGGCGCGGCGGCTGCTGGATGCAGGGCGCGACCCGTCAACCGCCCGTGCACTGCTGGTCGCGGCGGGCAGTGACATCGACGCCTTTCTGGCCGCGCCGGGTGCGCTGGACGCCGCCGGGTCGATGCGCGCCCGCTCGCAGCTGATCACCGCGGATCTGGGCCGGTTAAGCTGA
- a CDS encoding formate dehydrogenase subunit delta — MSAEKITRMANQIATFMASKPHAEGVEGLALHINDFWEPRMRRELFALLDAGGEGLSPLVIEAADQIRRPVEPA, encoded by the coding sequence ATGTCCGCTGAAAAGATCACCCGCATGGCCAATCAGATCGCCACCTTCATGGCGTCCAAACCCCATGCCGAGGGCGTCGAAGGGCTGGCGCTGCACATCAACGATTTCTGGGAACCCCGGATGCGCCGCGAGCTGTTCGCGCTGCTCGACGCGGGGGGCGAGGGGTTGTCGCCCTTGGTGATCGAGGCGGCAGATCAGATCCGCCGCCCGGTCGAGCCTGCGTAA